The Pelmatolapia mariae isolate MD_Pm_ZW linkage group LG10_11, Pm_UMD_F_2, whole genome shotgun sequence genome includes a region encoding these proteins:
- the fam110d gene encoding protein FAM110C encodes MKPLTPIGSPSPLRLLNKGPDYLRRQIDGGGHGRSVSAVERLEADKAKYVKSQQVINTKQEPVLVPCATPPPPPRRAITIPVSLTPHLPPRRPSNTPFPPVCGSFAARDENENDDSRKENRRTSVDVEAHNRSNVNNAPPSPRTPGLNTLVAPHSAPILRRSTGKRMLRPDSLVIYRQKKECKSPSSTALGENNNMEIKGYSFVRRLFQGSMREKSSGGESRIQKMVIGEEKASSRDGDSRMSWTNDKDTPDGGPGSRRSSKTDHERSPESATSSGLSCTLEQTKNGFTNGTGDGVTNGNHSNKHEDENDPWKRASPPAPRRQFGELRRSKSDLHLRCSVALSEQEHFFDFCGLDIDMVERLGRQNFLSGASSIDTLSLALRSVGGDGCGGSEPSEFSRHSGDGLFEEELAEQLPTGVSIIERNARVIKWLYGCKNAAREGPKESTV; translated from the coding sequence ATGAAGCCCCTAACGCCAATTGGATCTCCTTCACCTCTGAGGCTTCTCAACAAGGGTCCAGACTACTTGCGTAGGCAGATTGATGGCGGCGGTCACGGCCGCTCAGTCAGCGCCGTGGAGAGACTCGAGGCAGACAAAGCCAAGTATGTTAAAAGCCAGCAGGTGATCAACACCAAGCAAGAGCCTGTACTTGTACCCTGTGCCACCCCACCGCCGCCACCCCGGCGAGCAATCACCATCCCTGTAAGCCTGACGCCTCATCTTCCCCCACGGCGTCCGTCCAACACTCCATTCCCTCCGGTCTGTGGCTCCTTCGCTGCAAGAGAcgaaaatgaaaatgatgacTCGAGAAAGGAGAACAGACGTACTTCTGTCGATGTTGAGGCACATAACAGGAGCAATGTGAACAATGCGCCCCCCAGCCCGCGCACACCTGGACTTAACACCTTAGTAGCGCCACACAGCGCTCCCATTCTCCGAAGGAGTACAGGCAAACGCATGCTGAGGCCAGACTCCCTCGTCATCTACCGGCAGAAAAAAGAGTGCAAGAGCCCGAGCAGTACAGCGCTGGGAGAAAACAATAACATGGAGATAAAGGGCTACAGTTTCGTCCGCCGCCTCTTCCAGGGATCCATGAGGGAGAAGAGTAGTGGAGGTGAGAGCAGAATCCAGAAAATGGTCATCGGTGAAGAGAAAGCGTCATCCCGGGATGGCGACTCTCGCATGTCTTGGACCAACGATAAAGATACGCCAGACGGGGGACCAGGGAGCAGGAGGTCCAGCAAAACTGACCACGAGCGCAGCCCAGAGTCTGCCACCAGCTCCGGGTTAAGCTGCACGCTCGAACAGACTAAGAATGGCTTTACAAATGGCACCGGCGATGGAGTTACCAATGGAAACCACTCAAACAAGCATGAGGATGAGAATGACCCGTGGAAACGAGCATCACCACCGGCACCCAGAAGACAGTTTGGAGAGTTGCGGCGCTCCAAGTCAGACTTACACCTGCGCTGCTCAGTAGCGTTGTCAGAGCAGGAGCATTTCTTTGACTTCTGTGGGCTGGACATAGATATGGTAGAGCGTCTGGGTCGCCAGAATTTCCTCTCTGGGGCCAGCTCTATAGACACTCTCTCGTTGGCGCTCCGCAGCGTGGGCGGGGACGGCTGTGGAGGCTCAGAGCCCAGTGAGTTCTCCCGCCACTCAGGAGATGGACTGTTtgaggaggagctggctgagcAGCTTCCCACTGGCGTGTCAATAATTGAGAGAAATGCTCGTGTCATCAAATGGCTTTATGGGTGTAAAAACGCCGCCCGCGAAGGACCCAAAGAATCAACGGTTTGA